In Vitis vinifera cultivar Pinot Noir 40024 chromosome 11, ASM3070453v1, a genomic segment contains:
- the LOC104878630 gene encoding uncharacterized protein LOC104878630, which produces METETTFSHVAPPIFDGDNYQAWAVRMTVHLEALDLWEAIEEDYDVPPLPANPTMAQLKSHKERKTRKSKAKAYLFSTVSSTIFTRIMNLESAKDIWDYLKKEYQGNERTKNMKVLNLIREFEMLKMKETENIKDYSDKLLGIVNKVRLLGKDFSDERIVQKILVTLPEKYESKISSLEESKDLSSISLAELVNALQAQEQRRMIRKEESMEGALQAKAENSG; this is translated from the coding sequence ATGGAAACTGAAACAACTTTCTCCCATGTTGCACCACCAATTTTTGATGGTGATAACTATCAAGCCTGGGCTGTTAGAATGACAGTCCATCTTGAAGCATTAGATCTTTGGGAAGCTATAGAGGAAGACTATGATGTTCCCCCATTGCCGGCGAACCCTACGATGGCTCAGCTTAAGAGCCACAAAGAGAGGAAGACCAGGAAGTCCAAAGCTAAAGCCTACTTATTCTCTACTGTTTCAAGCACTATATTTACAAGAATCATGAACCTGGAGTCAGCGAAAGATATTTGGGACTACCTCAAAAAGGAATACCAAGGCAATGAAAGAACCAAAAATATGAAAGTACTCAACTTGATCAGGGAGTTTGAAATGCTGAAAATGAAGGAGACAGAAAACATCAAAGACTACTCTGACAAGTTGCTGGGCATAGTAAACAAGGTGAGGTTGCTTGGTAAGGACTTCTCTGATGAACGAATTGTGCAAAAAATTCTTGTAACTCTGCCTGAAAAGTATGAGTCTAAAATTTCTTCATTAGAAGAATCTAAGGATTTGTCAAGCATATCCTTGGCAGAATTGGTGAATGCATTGCAGGCACAAGAGCAAAGGAGAAtgataagaaaagaagaatcgATGGAGGGTGCGCTTCAAGCAAAGGCAGAAAATTCAGGATGA